tctggaccagagttgttatttgctggtgagccctccgtactccttttctccaactttGAACCTTAACAGGCTCTAACCAATCTGTGACCCTGAAGCAATTATAAGTTATAACGAcataaaaatactaaaatataaCATCCTACATAAGCAGGATGTGCTGACTCCACTAAGCTGAAGACACATAATGACAGGCTGTTTTGCATGATATCGGGGATATTTTCACTCCTCTTTCTGGGCATCATTTCTGTTAAATTATGAgtcacacatatacaaacaggtGATAACCTGTATTTTATGATTAGAAAATACCAAAGTTACAGACATTAAGTATTCACATAGTACATTTTAGTGCATGAGTTTAGACTCACTGGGCAAATTATAATTTTTGatgactttcaaagtaaaatctgAAGTAGTTAATCCATTCCCACAGGCAAAAAATAACATATTACAATAATGAAGACGTAAATAATTATTAgagataaaataagttaaaaagtGCTTACTAAAAAAGACAGATTTCAGCATATTATGTGAactggaaataaaataaaaacagcagtatAGAGGTATAAAAATCTCACTTTAATTTGTGAGGAattcaaatgttgcagcagtatttccttatcagcacaaattgtACAATCTTTAATGTCCAGCGCTTGTGGCTTCAGATTTATATCAGGATACACTAAATATTTTGTCAAGCTAGTTTTATCTGTATCTATAAATAGTCTCCATTTAATTTAAAGCATGCCAGTCATGAGAACTTTAATGGACTCTGTGAGGCTTCTGAATCCTGGTTTAATTGGATTAGAAGACAGATGAATAAACGTTGCTATTTCTAATGCTATTTACTCATGTTCCTAATATTGAAACCATAAATAAGTTTAAGAACATTGGCTCAGTTAGCATGAATTACTTGCTCTGAAATAACAGGCCAGGATTTTTGCCACTCCTGATCTCTATGGTGGTCAATCCAGGCTCCATGGCAGAGAGAAGCTCTCACCTTCCAGCTCTTTGGAAATCACAGAGGTGAATCGGGCCAGTTGCTCTGAGCTGAAGTGATTTTTCCAGTCTCCAGCAATACCTGACAACAAAAACATGCCAAGCTGTTTTTCCATAAGCATAAAAACACCTGATGATAAAAGAAATTGATTCTgggaaaaatctaaaaatacacTTTTGAAGGGAGATATGGAACTTCACCTTTTCTTAGAAAAGGAGACTTGTCACTGTCCATGTACACCTTGGGGATTAGACTGAAGTTGGACATGTTGTTGTTCTGCATACTCTTGAAAGAACAATGCTCTGCTATCTTCTGAATGACTTCCTCAGTCAGATTACAGCCCAGAAAATCGGAGATATGCCTGAGAGATGCAGGCAGGTCCTGGAAGAAACACGCTTGTTATATTATGTAAAACAGTCGGTGTTTttcaaatttagcttttaatGAAAACTCATTCTGAAGTCATTTTAAGATCATAGTTTGAAAGGTCAGGGATTTGAGTGATTTAAGTAACAGCTTCACATTTTTGGCAAGATAAAAAGTCTGGTTTTCATTAGTTGAATACTATACGTCCAAACGTAATATGAactttgaggttttttttaacaacaagaATGTTAAAATAACCTAAAGTGTTCTGTACAGTGATCTGTTATGCTTTCCTTTCATGGAAAACAATGGAAGATGTTAACAAAAGGTAAAACACATTCGTTAAGTGTTTTACCTGAACCATTTCTTCATAGGTAATGTACATGATTCTGTCTCCTAGTTCACTGTTTCGCCAGCTCTTTACGTGGTCTGTCCATTTTCCAAACATCACTGCAAATAAGAAAGACATTGGCTAATCATTTACACATGCAACCACTCTTCTACTGGTGATAATAGAAGTGCAGATGTGATCTCTGACCTTTGCCCTCAAGAAATTTATCCATGAACTCTTCAAAGGTTCCTGGATCCTCAAGGAAGCCGGCCATCTGGTGGAAGTAGTACGAAGACACCATGATGTCCTTTGGGTTCCTCATGACGTAGATCACCTACAGCAGAAAGAGTGCAAAAACATAATGAGTGTAAAGTCtcttatagaatagaatagaatagaatagaatgcctttattgtcactatacagttgtacaatgagatacagaggaATGAATTGGAGATATCACACAGAGTCATTACCTTTGCTTTGGAGGTACAGAAGGAAGGGGGCATGAGGCTGTAGGGAAAATGTGAGACCAGTGCCCGTGGAGATGCCAGCTTATCCACCACCCGTGCCAGTTGTTTCTCTTCCAGCCATGGGACTCTCTCCCAGTTAGGAATGGTATGGATGGGGGTCAGATCCCCCCCATTCAGCACCAGCGGGAGGATCTCCTGCATCCAGATTGTACCTGAAGAAATAACAGTGAAATAACAGACACAATCTATATTGGAAACTATGCCCGAGCTCAGGAACCCTTCTGAGAAACAATGCCACTGAACACAGTTTGTCATTGCACCACAACTTCAAAACAACATCCTGCCCtgcatgggaaaaaaaaaatatccagaaATGCTGTTGTCTTCTTTGAGGCTGACTTCATCTAACAAAGACTTAATTGAAAGATTTTCCAGAGGTCTGACAAATCACAATTTGAAAGGGTCGTCCAGATGACTCAACTTCTTTGACCAAGTAAACGTAAAGCATGTGTACTTATACTTGATGTAAATGTACccaaagcacaaaaataaaaaacagctcTTTGAAAAACATTTCTACCAGATATTTTTGTGCTAAGCTAACTCAGCCTTATATTTGTTGCTGTTGCCTGCACTGTAGATGGGTGACTTTGCATCAAcatgtaaacagaaaaaattaATGTAGTCCAAGATTATAGCGGGATTCAGTAGGTGGGGGAATGCTAAGATCTGTTGGACTGGTGGCATAGGGAAAAGAATCACATGAGAACAATTCCCAATgtgagctccagtagatttttcTTTGAGTACATGCTGTGATCAGCTAAGGTATGCTGCTGCTCTGAGATTCACTGTTGTTCATGGATTTAGCCAACAGAGATGCTAGATGAGCTATCATGGCTGATTTCCAACTGTTACAGAGTATGAAGCTACTATAAATGTCAAGCTCAGTGAGTGGATCACTACCTACTACTAATAAAATTCCCACAACCAGCTTAAATTGTCTGTTTAACTGACCATGAAGCCTATAGTCTGCTCTCTACCAGTCCTACAAGGTGCATTATTACAAACAGTAAGCTAACTTGTTTAGCCTTAACTGCAAAGCATTTTCATGCAACCTCTGAATGGGACACAGGGAGTACActccagtttgtttttttaaataaatgagcaCATTATGTGTAATCTCTGAATTTCAAGCTCATCAAATGTCACCGAGCAGCCCTTACCTTTAGAAATAACCACTTTTCCCCCTGCTGTCCTGTCTTACAGCTGAGTATGAagtggtgggaatgagaatcagcacctccaagttTGAGAAAGTTGGCAGAAATGACCTTTCTCTGAAGGGAGGCTGGTCTCTCCCTTAGAGATTGTGCCTCCGGTTAGAGCCGCTACTCTTCCATATTGAAAAGAGCCAATTGAAGTAGAATCTTCTACTATAAAATCATGCTGTAATAGCTGCAGTATGTGGTTTAGCATTAtgttgctgaaatatgcaagacCTTCCTTGAAGAAGATATTGCCTGGACAGCTTTGTATGTTCCCCTAAAACCTGTATATCCTTCTGAGACCAAGCCAGTTCATTTATGTGCTCTGTAATGGATATTTGTTTTTGGTCTATATTGTTTGACTTGTTTGAGCTACCCTACTAAGCCCTGATGTGCTCATTAGAGGAGTTCCTGGCCTTTCCAATGGTGGGTGGTCTCTTTAGGCCAAAAAGGCAGGAAATCACAGAAAAAGAGGCAGAAAATCACAGACAAAATTAAACTAAAAGTTACTTTTCAGCTCTGAAGGTACCTTTCCAAATGTGCAAGCACCCACTCTATAAGCACAGATAGCTTGCATCTTCAGAGATGCAGGCGTTAATTTGAGGAACATTTTTCTGAAACCATTCCACAACTTGTGATGCTGTTTTCAGAAAGGAACCGCTGCTTAGCGTCATTTTtgagaaactctgcctctcttAGATGATCTTTTTATTCCAAGTCATGTTGCTGACCTGTCGCTAATTAATCAAATAAGTTTTGAAATGCTCCTCCATGTGATTATTTCTAGTGTCACTTCCCTTTTCAGTGTTCTTTTGCCCAAATCTCAGCTTTTTTGAGATGTTTTGCTGCCATCCAAATAAATTTCTTAAATATACAGGAATAAATTCCTCTATATATAAAATGTGGAAACTAAAGCTTATCAACAAAAGTAAACCAACAAAAACCATCAGAGACAACTAGAAAAGCTAAAAAGCGACAACAGATATGAGAACAAACACATACCTGACTTCGGATAAGTGATGGCAAACACATCAGTGTCTTCCACACAGAAATTTTGGGCGTACTCCAAGCTCTCCGTGGTGTGGGCCTCCGGGGGCAGGAGGAGACCATGGTACTTAATGTACTCAGTGGCAGACATGACAGTTCTCTGGATGAGTGAGTCTTCTGTACTTTGCTCCTATCCTTCCTTAGAGACTTTCTCCTGTTACGTAGTTAGTGCCCATTCCCTGAGCACCTCCTTATTTAATAACCTAGTTGGCATGATTGGACCATTTTCCCCCCCAAGTACGTATACCTTCCTGAAAGGGAACTTTGTATTCCAAACTGGTTTTCAGTTTTAGAGGTTGAAGCCAAGACCTAATGACCACGGGTTGGTCTCAAATAGTATACTGTCTTTTTATTCGATTACTCTTGGCTTTATGTAGTAAAACTgacttaaagaaaaataaaacataaacaacctCATGCTGCAGACATTACTGACTGCAGCATATTGCTGGTCataggttttgaaattttgttgGGTTGTAACTATCAAGTTACCGGAATGTTCTCCCTTTCTGTGTCTTGACATAAAGTTGGAGTGATTCCATGTTAGTATAATGCCTGGCTTGATATGACTCACTGGGATTCACAATAGCAGCAAAGTAGCACTACAGTGTAAACACTACAGCGTTGTTCAGCAAACTCATTTAAAGCAAgtagtgtgtgtgcatgtgtttatgtctgtctgtgttaccATTGTGCCTTTTCAACAATGACAGCTTTATTGGACTCAAGGGAAAACAAATGAGAGCGAGAAAAAAAATTGGGCCGTGTGAGCTGAACTAGCAGAAAAATGGGTGAATACCATTCGTTTTGTACATCCtcctttttattcagttttttcttACCAAAAAACAATCCTGTGtgaaaattataaaaatggGCTCTTCTCCTTGATGACCTATTTGTCCACATTTGATCTTTTTATTAGTATACTGGATCTGACTGATGTATTAATGGAAAAAGTTTCACACCAGTAGTTCTTTAGTTTATAAAGAAATACAAGTTATCCTGCATTTGGAGTGAAAGTTCAGGAATGTGTTATTCTTTGCTTGTTCCAGATACAAATTTGATTACTTTCAGATTTTTGCAGCATTCCTGGCTGCTAACTCTTTGCAGAAGACTGACTGAAATactaaaaattttaaaatttcaacGCTGAAGCTACATTACCGCATCCAAAGttgttgtgtttgcatgtgtacGTCTATTGTTGTGCATGCATACATGTGATCATTCTATCTTTAAACGTAATAGCTCAAAaggtagttagttattacaagaagtgtttgtgaactaaaagtcaagaatgtgggatactgtttgtccgtgatttggagagcacagcgcgtgctttggacatgttagtaacatgtccaaaatgtcaggagtagttagttattacaagaagtgtttgtgaactaaaagtcaagaatgtgggatactgtttgtccgtgatttggagagcacagcgcgtgctttggacatgttagtaacatgtccaaaatgtcaggagtagttagttattacaagaagtgtttgtgaactaaaagtcaagaatgtgggatactgtttgtccgtgatttggagagcacaGCGCTGCTCCTAAGTGTGAAACtaagggagacctaccttggcacttgtgcaggtgaagccaaagggaagatatgcttcaccatattttcctgtctttggcttggaaggaagttggtttggaaacatatttggcgatgcttcatctcctgctttgcgtttgtgtgggagccccgtcaaaaacctgtacacagtgtccaagcgctctttttttttttcttttcataccgcgccccccctgcaatggggcgagccccacactttgggaacctctgatgTAATGTATGCTTATAATGAGCTTGTGTATGAAAAAAGTAACTTCCTTACTATAACAATAGATATGACAGAGTCAGAGAGTCAGTTATTCCACTGATAGCatgaaggtcctgggtttgaagaCCTGTGCCTTTCTGTGTTTTGGGCTGTGACAGAGTGAGTGTTTGCATATTGTGAGAGAAACAGACACTCATCAATCTGCAACGCTTTAACATTGTGTGGAGATCCTGTTTCGATGTTTGACTCTCAtctaacaaatttaaaaataaataaaacacatttcaagTGAAAACATGATTTGATGCAACATTTGTTGGATATGGTTCATTTAAGACAGACAATTGCTTTAGTCTATCCAATGTCCTGTGTGGGCTTCCAGCCACAAGCAACACCACAGAGCGGCCTCCTACCCCTGTTGTCTGACATGTAGGAATGTGTTTGCCTTTGTCTCCAAGATACAGTTCATCATAAAATGTTGCTGTAAGCACACCTGTATATGCTAACAGCTTCAAATCTGAATAGCTGTTGCATTTTAAGATGAATATGTTTGCAAATAACCTTTTTTCTACAAAGCATAAAAAGGCAAGGCATTTTCAAGCTTTGACTTGCTCCATAAAGTTAGCAAAGCATTTTTATATCTAGTATCCTAGCATTTTTTCAGTCTACCATTGCAACATCCCAGGAGGATCAACTTGTGTGAGCTCGCCTGCTGACTAAAAGCTCCAGCTCTGTAATATATAAGTGGTAAATAGAGCACATTGAGTCACTATGTACACATAATGTACAGGCTTGAAAATCAGATTAGAGGAATGCAGAGTGGCTAAAGTAGCTTGATTCATtatcaggggaaaaaaagcaaccCTGTTACAGATAGGGGAATGGAGTTTTATTTGTAGGCCTTACTTTTACAAAATCCATCAGAAATGTGTCTTTTCAAAGAATCATCCAGATTCTTTTGATAATTCCAGATCCCCATCATCCTGTTATTACAGCTacagctgaaataaaaacaagccTGTGTGTCTATCATATGTCCAGAGAACAATATGATGTTTAGCATTTAAAATTTTACTACTATTTCATCAAAACTATAAAAGAAGTAAATAAGACAACAAGTTACTGTTAATGACTTTATTGATCTTGTTgttaaaattctcaacaacaaattAAATACAATATTACATCCATGTTAATGAAGATTGCAGTATCATAACTTTGTATTAGCAGAAACATGTGGACTGTGCCGTTAATGTGCTACGCTCAGTAACTTTAAAAATCGTACCAGTTAAATGTCAAATACATGCAAATCCAGAATATGGA
The genomic region above belongs to Oreochromis niloticus isolate F11D_XX linkage group LG11, O_niloticus_UMD_NMBU, whole genome shotgun sequence and contains:
- the LOC100690729 gene encoding sulfotransferase family cytosolic 2B member 1 isoform X2, which translates into the protein MSATEYIKYHGLLLPPEAHTTESLEYAQNFCVEDTDVFAITYPKSGTIWMQEILPLVLNGGDLTPIHTIPNWERVPWLEEKQLARVVDKLASPRALVSHFPYSLMPPSFCTSKAKVIYVMRNPKDIMVSSYYFHQMAGFLEDPGTFEEFMDKFLEGKVMFGKWTDHVKSWRNSELGDRIMYITYEEMVQDLPASLRHISDFLGCNLTEEVIQKIAEHCSFKSMQNNNMSNFSLIPKVYMDSDKSPFLRKGIAGDWKNHFSSEQLARFTSVISKELEGEELGVCGSEKVDDVL
- the LOC100690729 gene encoding sulfotransferase family cytosolic 2B member 1 isoform X1, with the protein product MSATEYIKYHGLLLPPEAHTTESLEYAQNFCVEDTDVFAITYPKSGTIWMQEILPLVLNGGDLTPIHTIPNWERVPWLEEKQLARVVDKLASPRALVSHFPYSLMPPSFCTSKAKVIYVMRNPKDIMVSSYYFHQMAGFLEDPGTFEEFMDKFLEGKVMFGKWTDHVKSWRNSELGDRIMYITYEEMVQDLPASLRHISDFLGCNLTEEVIQKIAEHCSFKSMQNNNMSNFSLIPKVYMDSDKSPFLRKGIAGDWKNHFSSEQLARFTSVISKELEGPISCLTHDIMTAVAFVGG